One window from the genome of Mustela lutreola isolate mMusLut2 chromosome 11, mMusLut2.pri, whole genome shotgun sequence encodes:
- the CCDC157 gene encoding coiled-coil domain-containing protein 157 translates to MAHLLGSQSCMDSLRKDLTDLQGAIVDVFSRAGPVRFPSWKFPDRVACDLDMVALLEHYDHVPGDPEFTQLSHAVLLELVIDRLLLLLQSCTSYLENLSSEQTVPATRAVGPCMSVGLTVRRFWNSLLRLRMIYQQAAPQKRVNQGENLTSKPTAKGEPARSPELVTAKFLKPPSPTPRLSQTCQEPESLPIRVFPQCPASTAKNSRSIHSQTVETALVPCDACTSVQSSLQEVGKAVISLCQSQNLPSSLGQFQQLVRDSMGLRPLPAATMGHWAAEQSKDLTRLTKHMGALTQLVGPLRAQLEEAEGQKEGLQKQVGQLEQALQQEQGERQRQADEATQQLAEWECHRQQLLTETSDLKTKVATLEGELKQQQEAMQALETKARQFQEEAERRAEAERQVQQLEDQVQLLAGRLDGASQQIRWASTELDKEKARVDSMVRHQESLQSKQRALLQQLDNLDQEREELRGSLDEAEAQRAQVEEQLQSLQSEREQGQSQLLAQQELLQSLQQENQGLEQATTDLRLTISELERELTELRERERLLVAFPDLHRPIEAQIPSSSNVTDDMERQIQANDIRIQVLQEENGRLQSMLSKIREVAQQGSLKLIPQDQLWAPPSKGIQGTVSPAQAQNASPGPLGRRHLPSSRTASVGRTLPCQLRESPPQQSCGRPGRSSLEDMTHSTNCAQNPIRALARLRRRLSPGQSQASPAYQPQERPM, encoded by the exons ATGGCCCACCTGCTGGGCAGCCAGTCCTGCATGGACAGTCTGCGTAAGGACCTTACCGACCTGCAGGGCGCCATCGTGGATGTGTTCTCTCGTGCCGGACCCGTGCGCTTCCCCTCCTGGAAGTTCCCTGATCGTGTGGCCTGCGACCTGGACATGGTGGCCCTGTTAGAGCATTATGACCACGTGCCAGGTGACCCCGAGTTCACGCAGCTGTCCCATGCTGTTCTGCTGGAGCTGGTCATCGACAG gctcctgctgctgcttcagAGCTGCACGAGCTACTTGGAGAACCTCAGTTCAGAGCAGACAGTGCCTGCTACCCGGGCTGTGGGGCCCTGCATGTCTGTGGGGCTCACGGTGCGACGCTTCTGGAACAGTCTGTTGAGGCTGCGCATGATCTACCAGCAGGCAGCCCCCCAG AAAAGAGTAAACCAAGGGGAGAACCTCACCTCCAAGCCCACCGCCAAgggcgagccagccaggagccctgagcTTGTGACTGCCAAGTTCCTCAAGCCCCCCTCCCCAACGCCACGCTTGTCCCAGACCTGCCAAGAGCCGGAGAGCCTCCCCATCAGAGTCTTCCCACAGTGTCCAGCCAGCACTGCCAAGAACAGCAGGAGTATTCACTCCCAGACGGTGGAGACAGCCCTTGTGCCCTGTGATGCATGCACCAGTGTCCAAAGCAGCCTGCAGGAGGTGGGTAAGGCGGTCATCAGCCTGTGTCAGAGCCAGAACCTGCCCTCGTCCTTAGGCCAGTTCCAGCAGCTGGTGCGGGACAGCATGGGCCTCAGGCCGCTGCCAGCCGCCACCATGGGCCACTGGGCAGCCGAGCAGAGCAAAGACCTGACACGCCTCACTAAGCACATGGGGGCCCTCACTCAGCTCGTCGGGCCGCTCAGAGCCCAGCTGGAGGAGGCcgagggacagaaggaaggactgcAAAAGCAGGTGGGCCAGCTGGAGCAGGCACtgcagcaggagcagggggagcggcagcgACAGGCGGACGAGGCCACACagcaactggcagaatgggagtgCCACAGGCAGCAGCTGCTCACAG AAACAAGTGACCTCAAGACGAAGGTGGCCACCCTAGAGGGGGAGCTGAAGCAGCAACAGGAGGCCATGCAGGCCTTGG AGACGAAGGCACGGCAGTTTCAGGAGGAGGCTGAGCGCAGGGCAGAGGCCGAGAGGCAGGTGCAGCAGCTGGAGGATCAGGTGCAGCTGCTGGCCGGGCGGCTGGATGGGGCCAGCCAGCAGATCCGCTGGGCCAGCACCGAGCTGGACAAGGAGAAGGCCCGTGTTGACAGCATGGTCCGCCACCAGGAG TCCCTGCAGTCCAAACAGCGAGCCCTGCTACAGCAGCTGGACAACCTGGACCAAGAGCGTGAGGAGCTTCGGGGCAGCCTGGATGAGGCCGAGGCCCAGCGGGCCCAGGTGGAGGAGCAGCTGCAGAGCTTACAGAGCgagagggagcaggggcagagccaGCTCCTGGCCCAGCAG gagcTACTGCAGAGCCTGCAACAGGAGAACCAAGGCCTGGAGCAGGCCACGACGGATCTGCGGCTGACCATATCAGAGCTGGAACGTGAGCTCACAGAGCTGAGGGAGCGGGAGCGGCTGCTGGTGGCCTTCCCAGACCTGCACAGACCCATCGAGGCCCAGATCCCAA GCTCCAGCAATGTTACTGATGATATGGAGAGGCAGATACAGGCCAACGACATCCGCATCCAGGTCCTGCAGGAGGAGAATGGGCGGCTCCAGTCTATGCTGTCCAAAATCCGGGAGGTAGCCCAGCAGGGAAGCCTGAAG CTGATTCCACAGGACCAGCTTTGGGCCCCTCCCAGCAAAGGAATCCAGGGAACAGTgtccccagcccaggcccagaATGCTTCTCCAGG GCCCCTGGGCAGGCGGCACCTGCCTAGCAGCAGGACAGCCAGCGTGGGCAGGACCCTCCCATGCCAGCTCCGGGAATCCCCACCTCAGCAGTCCTGCGGTCGGCCCGGCAGGTCCTCCCTGGAGGACATGAcccactcaaccaactgtgctCAGAACCCCATCCGGGCCTTGGCCAGGCTGAGGAGGAGACTGTCACCAGGCCAGAGCCAGGCCAGCCCTGCATACCAGCCCCAGGAGCGGCCCATGTAG